One genomic region from Gadus morhua chromosome 9, gadMor3.0, whole genome shotgun sequence encodes:
- the rfx7b gene encoding DNA-binding protein RFX7 isoform X2: protein MAEDPQQPGGQRPSVAGPGSLPTLVPGLQGPEANALQFKIKNSICKSVQSKVDNILQDVEKFTDIEKLYLYLKLPSGPGNGNDKRTENQRGCSTPGLCDQNSMSSSRTQQMYAFNWIRNHLEEHPETSLPKQEVYDEYKSYCDNLGYNPLSAADFGKIMKNVFPNMKARRLGMRGKSKYCYSGLRKKAFVHMPSLPNLDLQKSGDGCELMEPMGQSPSAEDEMRSAACGLVCEWAQKVLTRQFDHVEDLARFLLNSHYIGTKSMAALTVMTGTPTGLKTPTPSAFVPTAEANSFQPQVKTLPSPSVDAKQQLQRKIQKKQQEQKLHSPLPSDSQIKRTEVSTPGPTIPTSSPALLSPQPTIGIVVSAVPSPITVQGFVQRSRQPMTSPSPVGGAEGKVMPVNFQVVTQSIKQSPKTQQSISASPVGDRLARHRYAQILPKPSATSAITLRSPPTLLITNSPIKTVMPQPHVSSVNVVKMTAISLTPGGGGGANLRPASTGMAVASVSEDPHQIRCPNPLNTPHSPALRPSAPGPVLALHSDGKAEQGEPGSSTKFRAASEPSFFVKFSPIPDKVARTKSDSQSPPAAVAAAGAQESNNGGCLDSHLYLTVEKPPNGSPAVTLSPKEPGSDAKGPRKRSGPGVDAHIIPVKRVFISQQPVAFIENPKPGLSRPAAKRVARAVGGPAARPESAPCKVTVKQTSLGPGAQVLALSDLPLTQPSGPRTLVRPQALLVKRECRAASGEATVVAAAAPMSSAADQALLQQMAAADPHLIPANSGAHEASALGDLKSTMWEEGQLEALQKQAFAQQTPAEHSQAQADQLALMGQAGEASGQLALSQEMLDFSGSQPSMDYFPFNDDDMTQDSIVEELVQMEEQMKLKGLQPLFSSCVDMSLQGQSAGPPASILNAHPTGPAFFHSAHSSTTPVQTPTPTPTPTPTPTPTSEMTLGHSMTRESPCSRMAVVTPVDGAMGRHTPISTPLSNCSGSVPPSPVECRNPFAFTPINSSMAGYHDSSVVSSSPVKPMQRPMATHPDKAKLDWINNRYNSSSSGPLSNQSLGILPSYQDLVDDQFRKPHAFAVPGQSFQVQSRQDAHFGRLTPISPVQQQQQVSNMTVPTKQESFAVPAPLDNKAAASSGSATFRCRSVSPAVRQRNFSGTTAAPTAAVTSTTTTTTTRAVISPFNAAITSEMLSILSNSQGAGSAHSMAQRSQSVPLNIMMQSELLPLQGQNNNTKITSVLLSKMDSEGDEAVRGLGINNLPSNYTARMNLTQILQTTASFSGGAAHPAQLPASSSPAAFGLQQGYLTGGPAEPGGFPGPDEAQAQAGPSGQDQQQLQQQQQQLQEAAAVRTQAQLLRQSAQQQEVAVAAAAAAAEEEQQQLDFNNTVKDLLGDDGLNPSSQLVGQVASELNAVASDFSNDIRLTSDLSSSITDLNTLDPNLLFDPNQPQEQYEDSTLEELKNDPLFQQICSDPVNSGFEWLESKDQPTTVEMLG from the exons ATGGCTGAGGATCCACAACAACCCGGGGGGCAGAGGCCCTCCGTGGCGGGCCCGGGCTCTCTTCCGACGCTGGTGCCGGGACTCCAGGGGCCCGAGGCAAATGCGTTacagttcaaaataaaaaactCAATTTG CAAATCTGTACAATCAAAAGTGGACAACATATTG CAAGATGTTGAGAAGTTTACAGACATCGAAAAGCTCTACCTCTACCTCAAGCTGCCTTCTGGTCCAGGCAACGGCAATGACAAAAG GACTGAGAATCAGAGGGGTTGCTCCACTCCGGGACTATG TGATCAGAATTCCATGTCATCGAGCCGTACTCAACAAATGTATGCATTCAACTGGATAAGGAACCACCTGGAGGAGCACCCGGAGACCTCCCTGCCAAAGCAAGAGGTGTACGACGAGTACAA AAGTTATTGTGACAATCTTGGCTACAATCCACTGAGTGCAGCAGACTTTGGAAAGATAATGAAGAATGTCTTTCCCAACATGAAGGCACGTCGACTGGGCATGAGAGGGAAATCCAA ATACTGTTATAGCGGCTTGAGGAAGAAAGCTTTTGTTCACATGCCGTCCCTACCAAACCTGGACCTGCAGAAGTCTGGAGATGGG TGTGAGCTGATGGAGCCCATGGGTCAGTCTCCCAGCGCCGAGGACGAGATGCGGTCTGCGGCCTGCGGCTTGGTGTGTGAGTGGGCCCAGAAGGTCCTTACCCGGCAGTTCGACCACGTGGAGGACCTGGCCCGCTTCCTGCTCAACAGCCACTACATCGGGACCAAGTCCATGGCGGCGCTCACTGTTATGACGGGAACGCCCACCG gccttAAGACGCCCACGCCCTCGGCCTTCGTGCCCACCGCCGAGGCCAACTCGTTCCAGCCCCAGGTGAAGACCCTGCCCTCTCCCTCGGTGGATGccaagcagcagctgcagcgcaAGATCCAGAAGAAGCAGCAGGAGCAGAAGCTCCACTCGCCCCTGCCCAGCGACAGCCAGATCAAACGGACGGAGGTCAGCACCCCGGGGCCCACCATCCCAACCAGCAGCCCCGCGCTCCTCTCCCcgcagcccaccattggcatcGTGGTGTCCGCCGTCCCCAGTCCCATCACGGTACAGGGATTT GTGCAGAGGAGCAGGCAGCCTATGACCTCGCCCAGCCCCGTGGGCGGCGCCGAGGGGAAGGTGATGCCCGTCAATTTCCAAGTGGTCACTCAGTCCATCAAGCAGTCTCCCAAGACCCAGCAGAGCATCTCGGCAAGCCCGGTGGGGGACCGCCTGGCCAGGCACCGCTACGCACAAATCCTCCCCAAGCCCTCGGCCACCAGCGCCATCACGCTGCGCTCGCCGCCCACGCTGCTCATCACCAACAGCCCCATCAAGACGGTGATGCCCCAGCCCCACGTCAGCTCTGTCAACGTGGTCAAGATGACGGCCATCTCGCTGacgcccggcggcggcggcggagcgaACCTGCGGCCTGCCTCCACCGGCATGGCCGTCGCCTCCGTCTCGGAGGACCCCCACCAGATCCGGTGCCCCAACCCGCTCAACACGCCTCACTCCCCGGCCCTCAGGCCCAGTGCCCCGGGGCCCGTCCTGGCCCTCCACAGCGACGGCAAGGCAGAGCAGGGCGAGCCGGGCTCCTCCACCAAGTTCAGAGCCGCCAGTGAACCCAGCTTCTTCGTCAAGTTCTCGCCCATCCCGGACAAAGTGGCCCGGACCAAAAGTGACTCCCAGTCTCCTCCCGCCGCCGTGGCCGCGGCCGGGGCCCAGGAGAGCAATAACGGCGGCTGTCTGGACAGCCATCTGTACCTGACTGTTGAGAAGCCGCCCAACGGCTCCCCGGCCGTCACCCTGTCCCCCAAGGAGCCCGGCTCGGACGCCAAGGGCCCCAGGAAGCGCTCGGGCCCCGGGGTGGATGCCCACATCATCCCCGTGAAGAGAGTGTTCATCTCCCAGCAGCCGGTCGCCTTCATCGAAAATCCCAAACCCGGTCTGAGCCGGCCGGCGGCCAAGAGGGTCGCCCGGGCGGTGGGGGGGCCGGCCGCCCGCCCGGAGAGCGCCCCCTGCAAGGTGACGGTAAAGCAGACCTCGCTGGGCCCCGGGGCACAGGTCCTCGCCCTCTCCGACTTGCCACTCACGCAGCCCTCGGGCCCCCGGACCCTTGTGAGGCCCCAGGCCCTGCTGGTGAAGCGCGAGTGCCGAGCCGCCTCCGGCGAGGCCActgtggtggcggcggcggcccccaTGAGCAGCGCTGCGGACCAGGCGCTGCTGCAGCAGATGGCCGCCGCCGACCCTCACCTCATACCAGCCAACTCAGGAGCACACGAGGCCTCGGCCCTCGGTGACCTCAAGAGCACAATGTGGGAGGAGGGTCAGCTGGAGGCGCTGCAGAAACAGGCGTTCGCTCAGCAGACGCCCGCCGAACACAGCCAGGCGCAGGCCGACCAGCTCGCCCTGATGGGCCAGGCCGGCGAGGCCTCGGGCCAGCTCGCGCTCTCCCAGGAGATGCTGGACTTCTCGGGCTCCCAGCCCAGCATGGACTACTTCCCCTTCAACGACGACGACATGACCCAGGACAGCAtcgtggaggagctggtgcagATGGAGGAGCAGATGAAGCTCAAGGGCCTGCAGCCTCTGTTCAGCTCCTGTGTGGACATGTCGCTGCAGGGCCAGTCGGCCGGCCCCCCGGCCTCCATCCTCAACGCCCACCCGACTGGCCCGGCCTTCTTCCACTCCGCCCACAGCAGCACCACCCCCGTGCAGACCCCTacgcccacccccaccccgacccccacgcccacccccacctccgaAATGACCCTGGGACACAGCATGACCCGAGAGAGCCCATGCTCCCGCATGGCGGTGGTCACCCCGGTGGACGGGGCCATGGGGCgccacacccccatcagcacgcCGCTGTCCAACTGCAGCGGCAGCGTGCCCCCCAGCCCGGTGGAGTGCAGGAACCCCTTCGCCTTCACGCCCATCAACTCCAGCATGGCGGGCTACCACGACTCCAGCGTGGTGTCCAGCAGCCCGGTGAAGCCCATGCAGAGGCCCATGGCCACGCACCCCGACAAGGCCAAGCTGGACTGGATCAACAACCgctacaacagcagcagcagcgggccgCTGTCCAATCAGAGCCTCGGCATCCTGCCCAGCTACCAGGACCTGGTGGACGACCAGTTCCGGAAGCCCCACGCCTTCGCCGTCCCCGGCCAGTCCTTTCAGGTCCAGTCGAGGCAGGACGCCCACTTTGGCCGCCTGACCCCCATCTCTccggtgcagcagcagcagcaggtgagTAACATGACCGTGCCGACCAAGCAGGAGAGCTTCGCCGTGCCCGCCCCGCTGGACAACAAGGCCGCCGCGTCCTCGGGCTCCGCTACGTTCCGTTGCCGCAGTGTCAGCCCGGCGGTGCGCCAGCGGAACTTCAGCGGCACCACGGCGGCCCCGACCGCCGCtgtcaccagcaccaccaccaccaccaccacgcgcGCCGTCATCTCCCCGTTCAACGCCGCCATCACCTCCGAGATGCTCAGCATCCTGTCCAACAGCCAGGGGGCGGGCTCGGCCCACAGCATGGCCCAgcgcagccaatcggtgcctcTGAACATCATGATGCAGAGCGAGCTGCTGCCGCTGCAGGGccagaacaacaacaccaaGATAACCAGCGTGCTCCTGAGCAAGATGGACTCGGAGGGGGACGAGGCGGTGCGCGGCCTGGGCATCAACAACCTCCCCTCCAACTACACCGCCCGCATGAACCTCACGCAGATCCTCCAGACCACCGCCTCCTTCAGCGGGGGGGCCGCCCACCCCGCCCAGCTGCCGGCCAGCTCCAGTCCCGCGGCCTTCGGTCTCCAGCAGGGCTACCTCACCGGCGGCCCCGCCGAGCCGGGGGGCTTCCCGGGACCCGACGAGGCCCAAGCACAAGCGGGCCCCAGTGGGCAGGACCAGCAGcagcttcagcagcagcagcagcagctccaggaggcggcggcggtgcgCACGCAGGCCCAGCTCCTCCGCCAGAGCGCTCAGCAGCaggaggtggcggtggcggcggcggcggcggcggcggaggaggagcagcagcagctggactTCAACAACACGGTGAAGGACCTGCTGGGCGACGACGGGCTGAACCCCAGCTCCCAGCTGGTGGGGCAGGTGGCCTCGGAGCTGAACGCCGTGGCCTCGGACTTCTCCAACGACATCAGACTGACCTCGGATCTGTCCAGTAGCATCACTGACCTGAACACCTTGGACCCCAACCTGCTGTTTGACCCCAACCAGCCGCAGGAACAATATGAAGACTCAACactggaggagctgaagaacGACCCACTGTTTCAGCAGATATGCAGTGACCCCGTGAACTCTGGCTTCGAGTGGCTGGAGAGCAAAGACCAGCCCACCACGGTGGAGATGCTGGGCTGA
- the rfx7b gene encoding DNA-binding protein RFX7 isoform X4: MAEDPQQPGGQRPSVAGPGSLPTLVPGLQGPEANALQFKIKNSICKSVQSKVDNILQDVEKFTDIEKLYLYLKLPSGPGNGNDKRTENQRGCSTPGLCDQNSMSSSRTQQMYAFNWIRNHLEEHPETSLPKQEVYDEYKSYCDNLGYNPLSAADFGKIMKNVFPNMKARRLGMRGKSKYCYSGLRKKAFVHMPSLPNLDLQKSGDGCELMEPMGQSPSAEDEMRSAACGLVCEWAQKVLTRQFDHVEDLARFLLNSHYIGTKSMAALTVMTGTPTGLKTPTPSAFVPTAEANSFQPQVKTLPSPSVDAKQQLQRKIQKKQQEQKLHSPLPSDSQIKRTEVSTPGPTIPTSSPALLSPQPTIGIVVSAVPSPITVQRSRQPMTSPSPVGGAEGKVMPVNFQVVTQSIKQSPKTQQSISASPVGDRLARHRYAQILPKPSATSAITLRSPPTLLITNSPIKTVMPQPHVSSVNVVKMTAISLTPGGGGGANLRPASTGMAVASVSEDPHQIRCPNPLNTPHSPALRPSAPGPVLALHSDGKAEQGEPGSSTKFRAASEPSFFVKFSPIPDKVARTKSDSQSPPAAVAAAGAQESNNGGCLDSHLYLTVEKPPNGSPAVTLSPKEPGSDAKGPRKRSGPGVDAHIIPVKRVFISQQPVAFIENPKPGLSRPAAKRVARAVGGPAARPESAPCKVTVKQTSLGPGAQVLALSDLPLTQPSGPRTLVRPQALLVKRECRAASGEATVVAAAAPMSSAADQALLQQMAAADPHLIPANSGAHEASALGDLKSTMWEEGQLEALQKQAFAQQTPAEHSQAQADQLALMGQAGEASGQLALSQEMLDFSGSQPSMDYFPFNDDDMTQDSIVEELVQMEEQMKLKGLQPLFSSCVDMSLQGQSAGPPASILNAHPTGPAFFHSAHSSTTPVQTPTPTPTPTPTPTPTSEMTLGHSMTRESPCSRMAVVTPVDGAMGRHTPISTPLSNCSGSVPPSPVECRNPFAFTPINSSMAGYHDSSVVSSSPVKPMQRPMATHPDKAKLDWINNRYNSSSSGPLSNQSLGILPSYQDLVDDQFRKPHAFAVPGQSFQVQSRQDAHFGRLTPISPVQQQQQVSNMTVPTKQESFAVPAPLDNKAAASSGSATFRCRSVSPAVRQRNFSGTTAAPTAAVTSTTTTTTTRAVISPFNAAITSEMLSILSNSQGAGSAHSMAQRSQSVPLNIMMQSELLPLQGQNNNTKITSVLLSKMDSEGDEAVRGLGINNLPSNYTARMNLTQILQTTASFSGGAAHPAQLPASSSPAAFGLQQGYLTGGPAEPGGFPGPDEAQAQAGPSGQDQQQLQQQQQQLQEAAAVRTQAQLLRQSAQQQEVAVAAAAAAAEEEQQQLDFNNTVKDLLGDDGLNPSSQLVGQVASELNAVASDFSNDIRLTSDLSSSITDLNTLDPNLLFDPNQPQEQYEDSTLEELKNDPLFQQICSDPVNSGFEWLESKDQPTTVEMLG; the protein is encoded by the exons ATGGCTGAGGATCCACAACAACCCGGGGGGCAGAGGCCCTCCGTGGCGGGCCCGGGCTCTCTTCCGACGCTGGTGCCGGGACTCCAGGGGCCCGAGGCAAATGCGTTacagttcaaaataaaaaactCAATTTG CAAATCTGTACAATCAAAAGTGGACAACATATTG CAAGATGTTGAGAAGTTTACAGACATCGAAAAGCTCTACCTCTACCTCAAGCTGCCTTCTGGTCCAGGCAACGGCAATGACAAAAG GACTGAGAATCAGAGGGGTTGCTCCACTCCGGGACTATG TGATCAGAATTCCATGTCATCGAGCCGTACTCAACAAATGTATGCATTCAACTGGATAAGGAACCACCTGGAGGAGCACCCGGAGACCTCCCTGCCAAAGCAAGAGGTGTACGACGAGTACAA AAGTTATTGTGACAATCTTGGCTACAATCCACTGAGTGCAGCAGACTTTGGAAAGATAATGAAGAATGTCTTTCCCAACATGAAGGCACGTCGACTGGGCATGAGAGGGAAATCCAA ATACTGTTATAGCGGCTTGAGGAAGAAAGCTTTTGTTCACATGCCGTCCCTACCAAACCTGGACCTGCAGAAGTCTGGAGATGGG TGTGAGCTGATGGAGCCCATGGGTCAGTCTCCCAGCGCCGAGGACGAGATGCGGTCTGCGGCCTGCGGCTTGGTGTGTGAGTGGGCCCAGAAGGTCCTTACCCGGCAGTTCGACCACGTGGAGGACCTGGCCCGCTTCCTGCTCAACAGCCACTACATCGGGACCAAGTCCATGGCGGCGCTCACTGTTATGACGGGAACGCCCACCG gccttAAGACGCCCACGCCCTCGGCCTTCGTGCCCACCGCCGAGGCCAACTCGTTCCAGCCCCAGGTGAAGACCCTGCCCTCTCCCTCGGTGGATGccaagcagcagctgcagcgcaAGATCCAGAAGAAGCAGCAGGAGCAGAAGCTCCACTCGCCCCTGCCCAGCGACAGCCAGATCAAACGGACGGAGGTCAGCACCCCGGGGCCCACCATCCCAACCAGCAGCCCCGCGCTCCTCTCCCcgcagcccaccattggcatcGTGGTGTCCGCCGTCCCCAGTCCCATCACG GTGCAGAGGAGCAGGCAGCCTATGACCTCGCCCAGCCCCGTGGGCGGCGCCGAGGGGAAGGTGATGCCCGTCAATTTCCAAGTGGTCACTCAGTCCATCAAGCAGTCTCCCAAGACCCAGCAGAGCATCTCGGCAAGCCCGGTGGGGGACCGCCTGGCCAGGCACCGCTACGCACAAATCCTCCCCAAGCCCTCGGCCACCAGCGCCATCACGCTGCGCTCGCCGCCCACGCTGCTCATCACCAACAGCCCCATCAAGACGGTGATGCCCCAGCCCCACGTCAGCTCTGTCAACGTGGTCAAGATGACGGCCATCTCGCTGacgcccggcggcggcggcggagcgaACCTGCGGCCTGCCTCCACCGGCATGGCCGTCGCCTCCGTCTCGGAGGACCCCCACCAGATCCGGTGCCCCAACCCGCTCAACACGCCTCACTCCCCGGCCCTCAGGCCCAGTGCCCCGGGGCCCGTCCTGGCCCTCCACAGCGACGGCAAGGCAGAGCAGGGCGAGCCGGGCTCCTCCACCAAGTTCAGAGCCGCCAGTGAACCCAGCTTCTTCGTCAAGTTCTCGCCCATCCCGGACAAAGTGGCCCGGACCAAAAGTGACTCCCAGTCTCCTCCCGCCGCCGTGGCCGCGGCCGGGGCCCAGGAGAGCAATAACGGCGGCTGTCTGGACAGCCATCTGTACCTGACTGTTGAGAAGCCGCCCAACGGCTCCCCGGCCGTCACCCTGTCCCCCAAGGAGCCCGGCTCGGACGCCAAGGGCCCCAGGAAGCGCTCGGGCCCCGGGGTGGATGCCCACATCATCCCCGTGAAGAGAGTGTTCATCTCCCAGCAGCCGGTCGCCTTCATCGAAAATCCCAAACCCGGTCTGAGCCGGCCGGCGGCCAAGAGGGTCGCCCGGGCGGTGGGGGGGCCGGCCGCCCGCCCGGAGAGCGCCCCCTGCAAGGTGACGGTAAAGCAGACCTCGCTGGGCCCCGGGGCACAGGTCCTCGCCCTCTCCGACTTGCCACTCACGCAGCCCTCGGGCCCCCGGACCCTTGTGAGGCCCCAGGCCCTGCTGGTGAAGCGCGAGTGCCGAGCCGCCTCCGGCGAGGCCActgtggtggcggcggcggcccccaTGAGCAGCGCTGCGGACCAGGCGCTGCTGCAGCAGATGGCCGCCGCCGACCCTCACCTCATACCAGCCAACTCAGGAGCACACGAGGCCTCGGCCCTCGGTGACCTCAAGAGCACAATGTGGGAGGAGGGTCAGCTGGAGGCGCTGCAGAAACAGGCGTTCGCTCAGCAGACGCCCGCCGAACACAGCCAGGCGCAGGCCGACCAGCTCGCCCTGATGGGCCAGGCCGGCGAGGCCTCGGGCCAGCTCGCGCTCTCCCAGGAGATGCTGGACTTCTCGGGCTCCCAGCCCAGCATGGACTACTTCCCCTTCAACGACGACGACATGACCCAGGACAGCAtcgtggaggagctggtgcagATGGAGGAGCAGATGAAGCTCAAGGGCCTGCAGCCTCTGTTCAGCTCCTGTGTGGACATGTCGCTGCAGGGCCAGTCGGCCGGCCCCCCGGCCTCCATCCTCAACGCCCACCCGACTGGCCCGGCCTTCTTCCACTCCGCCCACAGCAGCACCACCCCCGTGCAGACCCCTacgcccacccccaccccgacccccacgcccacccccacctccgaAATGACCCTGGGACACAGCATGACCCGAGAGAGCCCATGCTCCCGCATGGCGGTGGTCACCCCGGTGGACGGGGCCATGGGGCgccacacccccatcagcacgcCGCTGTCCAACTGCAGCGGCAGCGTGCCCCCCAGCCCGGTGGAGTGCAGGAACCCCTTCGCCTTCACGCCCATCAACTCCAGCATGGCGGGCTACCACGACTCCAGCGTGGTGTCCAGCAGCCCGGTGAAGCCCATGCAGAGGCCCATGGCCACGCACCCCGACAAGGCCAAGCTGGACTGGATCAACAACCgctacaacagcagcagcagcgggccgCTGTCCAATCAGAGCCTCGGCATCCTGCCCAGCTACCAGGACCTGGTGGACGACCAGTTCCGGAAGCCCCACGCCTTCGCCGTCCCCGGCCAGTCCTTTCAGGTCCAGTCGAGGCAGGACGCCCACTTTGGCCGCCTGACCCCCATCTCTccggtgcagcagcagcagcaggtgagTAACATGACCGTGCCGACCAAGCAGGAGAGCTTCGCCGTGCCCGCCCCGCTGGACAACAAGGCCGCCGCGTCCTCGGGCTCCGCTACGTTCCGTTGCCGCAGTGTCAGCCCGGCGGTGCGCCAGCGGAACTTCAGCGGCACCACGGCGGCCCCGACCGCCGCtgtcaccagcaccaccaccaccaccaccacgcgcGCCGTCATCTCCCCGTTCAACGCCGCCATCACCTCCGAGATGCTCAGCATCCTGTCCAACAGCCAGGGGGCGGGCTCGGCCCACAGCATGGCCCAgcgcagccaatcggtgcctcTGAACATCATGATGCAGAGCGAGCTGCTGCCGCTGCAGGGccagaacaacaacaccaaGATAACCAGCGTGCTCCTGAGCAAGATGGACTCGGAGGGGGACGAGGCGGTGCGCGGCCTGGGCATCAACAACCTCCCCTCCAACTACACCGCCCGCATGAACCTCACGCAGATCCTCCAGACCACCGCCTCCTTCAGCGGGGGGGCCGCCCACCCCGCCCAGCTGCCGGCCAGCTCCAGTCCCGCGGCCTTCGGTCTCCAGCAGGGCTACCTCACCGGCGGCCCCGCCGAGCCGGGGGGCTTCCCGGGACCCGACGAGGCCCAAGCACAAGCGGGCCCCAGTGGGCAGGACCAGCAGcagcttcagcagcagcagcagcagctccaggaggcggcggcggtgcgCACGCAGGCCCAGCTCCTCCGCCAGAGCGCTCAGCAGCaggaggtggcggtggcggcggcggcggcggcggcggaggaggagcagcagcagctggactTCAACAACACGGTGAAGGACCTGCTGGGCGACGACGGGCTGAACCCCAGCTCCCAGCTGGTGGGGCAGGTGGCCTCGGAGCTGAACGCCGTGGCCTCGGACTTCTCCAACGACATCAGACTGACCTCGGATCTGTCCAGTAGCATCACTGACCTGAACACCTTGGACCCCAACCTGCTGTTTGACCCCAACCAGCCGCAGGAACAATATGAAGACTCAACactggaggagctgaagaacGACCCACTGTTTCAGCAGATATGCAGTGACCCCGTGAACTCTGGCTTCGAGTGGCTGGAGAGCAAAGACCAGCCCACCACGGTGGAGATGCTGGGCTGA